A window of Caretta caretta isolate rCarCar2 chromosome 13, rCarCar1.hap1, whole genome shotgun sequence contains these coding sequences:
- the SOX12 gene encoding transcription factor SOX-12 has protein sequence MVQQRNMRSRAIESKREVCPQLATKDSLLLKEAGSKGEPAWCKTPSGHIKRPMNAFMVWSQNERRKIMDQWPDMHNAEISKRLGRRWQLLQDSEKIPFVKEAERLRLKHMADYPDYKYRPRKKGKIGASKSRPRLPVKIKPSVLSRVTSSRRQPSKHDSSCQMGESTLKMEEDLLEVRLSETPFEDCPKAPGKEFWHMVPAARAAGEKRSKRDDSVESRQLKDPEPTAQPFPEQVSSPESGSPSPMSTASPPSSFSSSDEELEEELLGVLPGKAQPSAACGALDWSVFDKDLDLFPLGVTSHFEFPDYCTPEVTEMIAGDWLMSSISDLVFTY, from the coding sequence ggtccAGCAGAGGAACATGAGGAGCCGCGCAATCGAGTCCAAGAGGGAGGTGTGTCCCCAGCTAGCCACCAAAGACTCCCTGCTCCTCAAGGAAGCCGGCAGCAAGGGCGAGCCTGCCTGGTGCAAGACGCCGAGTGGCCACATCAAACGGCCCATGAATGCCTTCATGGTGTGGTCACAGAATGAGAGGCGGAAGATCATGGACCAGTGGCCGGACATGCACAATGCCGAGATCTCCAAGCGGCTGGGCAGGAGGTGGCAGCTCCTGCAGGACTCAGAGAAGATCCCCTTCGTCAAGGAGGCGGAGCGCCTGCGGCTCAAGCACATGGCTGACTACCCAGACTATAAGTACCGGCCCAGGAAAAAGGGCAAAATAGGGGCCAGCAAGTCCCGGCCAAGGCTCCCCGTGAAGATAAAACCATCCGTCCTCAGCCGGGTCACCTCCAGCAGAAGGCAGCCTTCCAAGCATGACTCCAGCTGCCAGATGGGAGAGTCCACCCTCAAGATGGAAGAGGACCTCTTAGAGGTGCGGCTGTCAGAGACGCCCTTTGAGGACTGCCCGAAGGCACCTGGCAAGGAGTTCTGGCACATGGTCCCCGCTGCGCGGGcggctggggagaaaaggagcaaGAGGGATGACTCCGTTGAGTCCCGCCAGCTGAAGGACCCAGAACCCACCGCGCAGCCCTTCCCGGAGCAGGTGAGCTCCCCAGAGAGTGGGTCCCCCTCCCCAATGTCAACTGCATCCCcgccttcctccttctcctcctctgacgAAGAGCTGGAGGAAGAGCTCTTGGGTGTCCTGCCCGGGAAAGCCCAGCCGAGCGCAGCCTGCGGAGCCCTGGACTGGTCAGTCTTCGACAAAGACCTCGACCTTTTCCCCTTGGGAGTCACCTCTCACTTTGAGTTCCCAGACTATTGCACTCCGGAGGTGACAGAGATGATTGCTGGGGACTGGCTGATGTCCAGCATCTCGGACTTGGTCTTTACGTACTGA